One Echeneis naucrates chromosome 1, fEcheNa1.1, whole genome shotgun sequence DNA segment encodes these proteins:
- the tmem154 gene encoding transmembrane protein 154 isoform X2, translating to MSASRTGNMRGLWVKTPLLLLLLLLSTLTRTVLCQSDGVEDDGDTGAEVAENHEQALNDDDTTDLLSPVSHSPLPSGPSPTDDAGSGTDVHPTAEHILEGSTRDPEAPETTISSQKEDSLGFILIVVLGVLVVVIIAMIVCGIFIRHRLNNIKRDEELRKEDPYLDGSDGEKVPMPMFEEDVPSVLELEMEELDQWMKKDS from the exons ATGTCTGCCTCTCGGACTGGTAACATGAGAGGCCTTTGGGTGAAGACCCctctgctactgctgctgctgctgctgagcacgCTGACCAGGACGG TATTGTGCCAAAGTGATGGCGTTGAGGACGATGGAGATACAGGAGCTGAGGTAGCAGAAAATCATGAACAAGCCctaaatgatgatgatacaaCTG ATTTGCTCTCACCTGTTTCTCATAGCCCTTTACCATCAGGTCCCTCCCCTACAGACGATGCAG gatcaggaacagatgTCCACCCCACTGCTGAACATA TTTTAGAAGGATCTACAAGGGACCCTGAAGCTCCAGAGACCACCATCTCGTCACAGAAGGAAGACAGTCTGGGTTTCATCCTCATCGTGGTCCTTggggtgctggtggtggtgataATTGCCATGATAGTTTGTGGCATCTTCATCAGACACAGAttgaacaatataaaaagaGATGAAG AGCTAAGAAAAGAGGATCCTTATTTGGATGGATCTGATGGTGAGAAGGTACCAAT GCCCATGTTTGAAGAAGACGTACCGTCTGTGCTGGAACTAGAAATGGAGGAGCTGGACCAATGGATGAAGAAAGACA GTTAA
- the tmem154 gene encoding transmembrane protein 154 isoform X1: MSASRTGNMRGLWVKTPLLLLLLLLSTLTRTVLCQSDGVEDDGDTGAEVAENHEQALNDDDTTDLLSPVSHSPLPSGPSPTDDAGSGTDVHPTAEHILEGSTRDPEAPETTISSQKEDSLGFILIVVLGVLVVVIIAMIVCGIFIRHRLNNIKRDEELRKEDPYLDGSDGEKVPMPMFEEDVPSVLELEMEELDQWMKKDIETADDSKNA, translated from the exons ATGTCTGCCTCTCGGACTGGTAACATGAGAGGCCTTTGGGTGAAGACCCctctgctactgctgctgctgctgctgagcacgCTGACCAGGACGG TATTGTGCCAAAGTGATGGCGTTGAGGACGATGGAGATACAGGAGCTGAGGTAGCAGAAAATCATGAACAAGCCctaaatgatgatgatacaaCTG ATTTGCTCTCACCTGTTTCTCATAGCCCTTTACCATCAGGTCCCTCCCCTACAGACGATGCAG gatcaggaacagatgTCCACCCCACTGCTGAACATA TTTTAGAAGGATCTACAAGGGACCCTGAAGCTCCAGAGACCACCATCTCGTCACAGAAGGAAGACAGTCTGGGTTTCATCCTCATCGTGGTCCTTggggtgctggtggtggtgataATTGCCATGATAGTTTGTGGCATCTTCATCAGACACAGAttgaacaatataaaaagaGATGAAG AGCTAAGAAAAGAGGATCCTTATTTGGATGGATCTGATGGTGAGAAGGTACCAAT GCCCATGTTTGAAGAAGACGTACCGTCTGTGCTGGAACTAGAAATGGAGGAGCTGGACCAATGGATGAAGAAAGACA TTGAAACTGCAGATGACTCAAAAAATGCATGA